The Streptomyces sp. NBC_01268 genome segment GGCCGCGGCGGGCTCCAGCTGGAACAGGCCGCCGTTGGTGCCCGCGTACGGGTGACGGGCGGCGACGGAGGAGACCGTGGCCAGCTGGTCGGGGAGCACCTCGGGCGGGGCGTCGGCGCGGCCGACGGTGCTGCCGAGGGTGAGCGCCGAGGCGGCGGGGTCGATCTCGACGACCTGGAGGACGCGGGGCGCGGTCCGGTTGTCGAGGTTCCGCTCGGTCCACGTGGTGCGGGTGACGCCGGTGGCGACGGTGACCGGGTCGGACTTGGTCCAGTTGAGGCCGAGCGGGCTGGGCGGCTCCTCGGCGGCCGGCGCGGCGGTGGCCGAGGTGGTCAGGGTGAGGGCGGCGGCGACGGCGGCGAGGGCCGCCAGGGGGCGCTGGTTCCTGGTCACTGGCACTCCGAGGTTCCGTTGACGAGCTCGTGCGAGCGGAAGGTGCCGGTGTACGGGGCGGGCACGGTGGTGCTGTCGCCGCGCAGCACGACGTACGCGCCGTACTTCTTCTGGTCGGCCGGGTCGGTCCAGGTGCCGGAGTAGGTCGGCTCCGGGTAGAAGCAGGCGTGCTTCCGGGTGCGGTTGAACACCGACTTGGGCGCCGTCTCGGGGCCGTAGCTGTCGCCGTAGTTCTTGGTGGCGGGGTCGGTCGCGGGCAGGTGGACGGTCATCGCGCCGCGGCCGCGCTCCTCGGTGAAGGTGCAGACCCGGTTGTCGGGGCAGCGCTCGTAGCCGGTGAAGCAGTGGGCGCGGGACGGGACCAGCTTGTGGGAGCTGATGGTGCCGTTGAAGTTCGGGTCGGTCGTGTACTCGTCGGAGTTGCCCGGCTTGATGGTCTGGAGCCGGCCGCCGTAGTGCGCGTCGACGTAGACGCAGCTCCACAGCTTGGTGTTGTTCTTCGCGGAGAGGGTCCGGCCGTCCCAGGTGGCGTCGTAGCTCTCCAGGCTCTGCGTGGCGGTGAAGTCGCGGCGCTCGCCGGTGCCGTCGGTCCCGCCGTACAGGCAGAGGGTGTCGGCGGGGCAGTCGTCGAAGGGGGCGGGCTCGGCGCTGGCGGGCAGCACCAGGAACGCCGCGCTGAGCAGCGCGAGGACCGCTGTGACCAGCGAGCCCCGTCGTATGTGTGTGCGAGTAAGGGTCACGGGGAGTGATCATGCAATGAGGGGTAGCCCTCCGGCCAGTCCTTTCCCGTCCCCCATAGACTGCCCCGGTACGTCCGTACCGCCCCCTACCGTCGAGTCTTCGGGAGAATCCGCCGTGACCGAGCAGCCCCTCTCCGAGCACAGCGCAGACGTGATCGTCGTCGGGGCGGGCCCGGCCGGCTCGACCACCGCGTACTACCTCGCCAAGGCCGGACTCGACGTCCTGCTCCTGGAGAAGACCGCGTTCCCGCGCGAGAAGGTCTGCGGCGACGGCCTCACCCCGCGCGCGACCAAGCAGCTCGTCGCCATGGGCATCGACATCTCCGAAGAGGCCGGCTGGCTCCGCAACAAGGGCCTGCGGATCATCGGCGGCGGCGTCCGGCTCCAGCTCGACTGGCCCGACCTCGCCTCGTACCCGGACTACGGACTGGTCCGCAAGCGCGACGACTTCGACGAGCAGCTCGCCCGCCAGGCCCAGAAGGCCGGCGCCCGGCTCTACGAGCGCTGCAACGTCGGCGCCCCGATCGTCGACGACCGCACCGGCCGGATCACCGGCGTCCACGCCAAGCTGGGCGAGGAGAAGCGCGAGGTCACCTTCCACGCCCCGCTGGTCGTCGCCGCCGACGGCAACTCCACCCGGCTGTCCCTCGCGATGGGCCTGCACCGGCGCGAGGACCGCCCGATGGGCGTCGCCGTGCGCACGTACTTCACGAGCCCGCGCCACGAGGACGACTACCTGGAGTCCTGGCTGGAGCTGTGGGACCGGCGCGGCGCGCAGGACCGGCTGCTGCCCGGCTACGGCTGGATCTTCGGCATGGGCGACGGCACCTCCAACGTCGGCCTCGGCATCCTCGACTCCTCCTCCGCCTTCAAGGAGCTCGACTGGCGCGAGGTCCTCAAGGCCTGGTGCGCCTCGATGCCCGAGGACTGGGGCTTCACCCCGGACAACATGACCACCCCCATCCGCGGCGCCGCCCTGCCGATGGCCTTCAACCGCCAGCCCCACTACACCAAGGGCCTGCTGCTCGTCGGCGACGCCGGCGGCCTCGTCAACCCGTTCAACGGCGAGGGCATCGCGTACGCCATGGAGTCCGGCCAGATCGCGGCCGACGTCATCGTCCAGGCGCACGCCCGGGCCACCCCCGCCCAGCGCGAGCTGGCGCTGCACAACTACCCGAAGATCCTGAAGGACACCTACGGCGGCTACTACACGCTGGGCCGTGCCTTCGTGAAGCTCATCGGCAACCCGAAGATCATGAAGATCGCGACCCAGCGCGGCCTGAGCCACCCGCTCCTGATGAAGTTCACGCTGAAGATGCTGGCCAACCTCACCGACCCGACGGGCGGCGACGCGATGGACCGCATCATCAACGGGCTCTCGAAGGTGGCCCCGAAGGCGTGAACGAGGCCCGGTAGACGGTCGGGGAGACCCCGACCGTCCGGGTGAAATGGCGGCGCAGGTTCGCCGCCGAACCCAGGCCGCTCTCCTCGCCGATCCGCTCCACCGGCAGATCCGTCGCCTCCAGGAGCGTCTGCGCGCGCGCCACCCGCTGCTCCAGCAGCCACTGCAGCGGGGTGGTGCCGTGCACCTCGCGCACCCTGCGGTGGAAGGTGCGCGGGCTCATCCGCGCCTGGCGCGCCAGCCGGTCCACCGTCAGCGGCTCGTCCAGCCGCTCCAGGGCCCACTGGAGGGCCGGGCCGAGGGTGTCCGCCCCGGCCGCCGGGAGCGGCGCCGCGACGGACTGGGGCCGGTCGCCGGAGCGGTGCGGCGCGACCACCAGACGGTCGGCGAGCGCGCCCGCGACGCCCGCGCCGAGGTCCTTGCGCACCAGGTGCAGGCACAGGTCCAGGCCGGCCGCGGCGCCCGCGCCGGTCAGCACGCGCCCCTCGTCGGTGTAGAGCACCGACGGGTCGACCTCCACCCGCGGGTGACGGACGGCCAGCTCGGCCGCGTACGCCCGGTGCAGGGTGGCCCGGCGCCCGTCCAGCAGCCCGGCCGCGGCCAGCGCGAACGCGCCGCTGCACATCGACACCGCCCGCGCCCCGGCGTCCGCCGCCGCGCGCACCACGTCGACCAGCTCCGGGGGCAGCTCCTGGCGCCCCTCGACCACCGCGTCCGGCACCGACGGCACGATCACGGTGTCCGCGCCGGCCACGGCGTCCAGGCCGTGCGTCCCGTACGGGGCCGGGCCGACCACCCTCAGCTCGTACCAGGGGTCGGCCAGATCCGTGTGCGGCATCCCGAACACCATCGACGCGGTGGACAGTTCGTACAGGTCGTACGGGGAGATCCGGCCCTGCTCGTCGGGGACGAGGACGACGGCGACGACTCCGGTGCTCATGTCCGCGACCCTATGGCAGGAATCGTGCGCAGGGCGGCGGTCCCGCTCCTGTCGGCCGGATCCCGCCGTTGAGAGCGTGGAGCCATGAGCGACACGAGCACCACGACCCGCGACACGACCGCCACCGACAAGCAGAACGTCACCGTCATCGGACTCGGCCGGATGGGCGCGGCCCTCGCCGCCGCCTTCCTCGACGCCGGACACCCCACCACCGTCTTCAACCGCACCCCGGAGCGGGCCGATCCGCTCGTGGCCCGTGGTGCCCGCCGCGCCGGCACCGTCGCCGAGGCGGTCGCGGCGAGCGAGCTCGTCGTGGTCTGCGTCCTCGACTACCCGGCGGTCCGCGCCCTCCTCGACCCCGTGGCCGGGGTGCTGCGCGGCCGGGCCGTGGTCAACCTGACCTCCGGCTCGCCCGAGCAGGCCCGCGCGGAGGCCGCCTGGGCCGAGGGGCACGGCATCGGCTACCTCGACGGCGGGATCATGACCACCCCGCCCGGCATCGGCGACAGCGCCAACATGATTCTCTACGCGGGCCGTCCGGGCCTCCTGGAGCAGCACCGCACGACCCTGGAGCTCCTCGCCGACCCCGTGGACCTGGGCGGGGACGCGGGTCTCGCCTCGCTGTACGACGCCGGTCTGCTGGGCCTGATGTGGTCGATCTTCGGCGGCTGGCTGCACTCCACCGCGCTCACCGGCGCCGACGGGGTGCCGGCCAAGGAGTTCACGGCGGTCGCGGTGCGCTCGTTGCGCACGATGGCCTGGTTCATGACCACGTACGCCGAGCAGATCGACGCGGGGGAGTACCCCGGCGACGACGCGACCCTCGACGTGCACGTGGCGTCGGTCGCGCATCTGCTGCACGCCGGCGAGGAGCGCGGGATCGACGGCCGGCTGCCCCGGCTGCACCTGGAGATGATGAAGGAGGCGGTCGAGGCCGGGCACGGAGGGGACAGCTACGCCCGGATGATCGAGGCATTCCGGAAGTAACGCCCGAAAGCATACGCAGGCAGGACGAAGGGCCGTCGCTCCCCCGAGGAGTGACGGCCCTTCACGCGTGCGGTGGTGCGATCAGAGGATGCGCACGGCGCCGGACGGGGTGTCCCAGTCGAGGGAGCGCTCGACGACACCGGTCGACGGGTTCTGCGCGCCGACGTACATGCCGCCGCCGACGTAGATGGCGACGTGGTACGAGCCGCTGCGGCTGCCCCAGTAGAGGATGTCGCCCGGCTGGAGGTTGCTCAGCGAGACGGAGGTGCCGCGGCTCGACTGGTCGCCGGAGATGCGCGGCAGGTCGATGCCGGCCTCGCGGTAGGCGGCCTGGACGAGGCCCGAGCAGTCCCACGAGTTGGGGCCGGTGCCGCCCATGACGTAGGCGTCGCCGACCTGGGCGCGCGCGAAGGCCACGATCGCGGCGGCGGAGCCGGTGGCGACCTGCGTGCTGCCGCTGGAGGAGCGGCTGCTGACGGCGTCGGAGGAGCCAGAGGACGACTTCGCGGAGAGCTGGGTGCGCGTCGCGGTGCGGGAGGCGCGCTCCTCGGCCTCGGCGCGGGCCTTCTCGGCCTTCTCCGCCTCGGCCTTGCGGTCGGCCTCGGCCTTGGCCTTCTTGGCCTGGGCGGCGGCCTTCTTGAGGGCGGCGTCCTCCTGAGCGGCGAGGCTCTGGTCGAGGGCCTCCTGCTGGCTCGCCTCGGCGGAGGCGGAGACGGCGCTGGCGAGGTCGGCGTCGAGGGAGCCCAGGGTGGGCATCTCGAGGGTCGTCTCGGTCACCGGCTCGGCGTTCGCCGGGGCAGCGGCACCGGCCACCGCGAGGGTGCTGAAGACGCCACCGGCAACTCCGGCGCGGAACGCCATCTTCGAGCCGCTGCGGCGGGGCTTCCGGTGGCTGGGTATGTGAGCGGTGTGGGACATGGGTACAACCGCTATCAGGGCTTCACGGTTCCCTTCAAGAAACGTGGGTTGCGCCACAGTTACGTTCGGAACCTTTGAATCCGCTTCCCTGGCACCCTTATTGACGCCGTAACGGGCAAAACGGTCACGCCTCAATCGGGCCTTGATCATGGGTTTTCAATGAAAAGTCCGAATTGCCCGTCACTTACCACCTCTTCACCTCGATGGCCAAGCCCCGTTCTTCCCGGCCGGTTCCCGATGTGGCGCAGGTCACACCCGAGCTCGTGAACGCGTGCACACGTCCACCGCGGTACGCCGAGCCCCCCGACCGGGCGACAGGCGGTTCCTTTATCACTCGTACGCGTCTCGCTGCCAATTTGCCTGTACCGCCCAACTCTTGATAGTGCGACACCCCCTCCGACCAGCGATTTCCGGTACGGATGTCACATCTGGTGATCACCTGGGCGCTTCGAGTGGCAAGATCACCGCTCATCCGACTTCATGATCCTTCGTCAGGTGGTGGAGATCACAAAGTCGTTGCTGCACCCCGTGTCGCAGATCACAGAGGGGCGGGCTTAAGATGCGGGGCAGTCGGGCTTGTGAACTGCCTCACATGGGAGCGATCTTCCGTGTCGCGGCGCAGGCCGACAGTGCGGTCCAACGGTCAAGGACGACTGGAAGGAGCGAGGAGCGTGAATGCGTACGCGCCCGTCCTCGTGCTCGGTGCCCTGGGTGCGGGGTTTGCGATCTTCTCCGTGGTCATGGCCACGCTAATCGGGCCAAAGCGGTACAACAGGGCAAAACTTGAGGCCTACGAGTGCGGCATCGAACCGACGCCCACTCCGGCCGGAGGCGGCCGCTTCCCGATCAAGTACTACCTGACGGCGATGCTCTTCATCGTCTTCGACATCGAGATCGTCTTCCTCTACCCCTGGGCCGTCACCTTCGACGCCCTGGGGCTTTTCGGGCTCGTGGAGATGCTGCTCTTCGTGCTCACCGTCTTCGTCGCCTACGCCTACGTGTGGCGGCGCGGCGGCCTGGAATGGGACTGAGGGGCTGAGGAGCACCCATGGGACTCGAAGAGAAGCTGCCCAGCGGTTTTCTGCTGACGACCGTCGAACAGGCCGCGGGCTGGGTCCGGAAGGCCTCCGTCTTCCCCGCGACCTTCGGCCTCGCCTGCTGCGCCATCGAGATGATGACGACCGGCGCAGGCCGCTACGACCTGGCCCGCTTCGGGATGGAGGTCTTCCGCGGCTCCCCGCGCCAGGCCGACCTGATGATCGTGGCCGGCCGCGTCAGCCAGAAGATGGCGCCCGTCCTGCGGCAGGTCTACGACCAGATGCCGAACCCCAAGTGGGTCATCTCCATGGGGGTTTGCGCGTCTTCGGGCGGAATGTTCAACAATTACGCGATTGTGCAGGGCGTTGACCACATTGTTCCGGTTGACATCTATTTGCCGGGTTGCCCGCCGCGCCCGGAGATGCTGGTGGACGCGATCCTCAAGCTCCACCAGAAGATCCAGAACTCCAAGCTGGGCGTGAACGCCCAGGAAGCGGCCCGCGAGGCGGAGGAGGCGGCGCTCAAGGCGCTGCCCACGATCGAGATGAAGGGTCTGCTCCGGTGAGCGACGAGACACCCAATCCCGAGAAGGAGCTCAGCGAGCAGAACCTCCCGGGACAGCGCGGCGAGCACGGGGAGGAGGTCCGCGTCCAGCGCGGCATGTTCGGCGCGAACAACGGCGGCGACACCTCCGGCTACGGCGGCCTGGTCCGCTCGGTGCGCCTGCCCGGACCGGCCTCCCGCCCGTACGGCGGCTGGTTCGACGAGGTCGCCGACGAACTCGAGGGCGCCCTGGAGGAGCAGGGACTGCTCCCGGAGAACGCCATCGAGAGGACGGTCGTCGACCGCGGCGAGCTCACCTTCCACATCGAGCGCGAACACCTGGTCCGGGTCGCCCGCACCCTGCGCGACGACCCCGCCCTGCGCTTCGAACTGTGCACCGGCGTCTCCGGCGTCCACTACCCGGGCGACAAGGGCCGCGAGCTGCACGCCGTCTACCACCTGCGCTCGCTCACCCACGGCCGGCTGCTGCGCCTGGAGGTCTCGGCCTCCGAGGGCGACCCGCGCATCCCGTCGCTGGTCCCGGTCTACCCGACCAACGACTGGCACGAGCGCGAGACGTACGACTTCTTCGGCATCGTCTTCGACGGCCACCCCGCCCTCACCCGGATCATGATGCCGGACGACTGGCCGGGCCACCCGCAGCGCAAGGACTACCCCCTCGGCGGCATCGCCGTCGAGTACAAGGGCGCCCAGATCCCGGCTCCGGACCAGCGGAGGTCGTACTCGTGAACACCCCCTCTGCCTCCCCCAGGGAGACCACGGAAGGGACCGTCTACACGGTCACCGGCGGCGACTGGGACGAGGTCGTCCAGTCCGCCGCCAAGGCCGACGACGAGCGCATCGTCGTCAACATGGGCCCCCAGCACCCGTCCACCCACGGCGTGCTCCGGCTCATCCTGGAGATCGACGGCGAGACCGTCACCGAGGCCCGCTGCGGCATCGGCTACCTCCACACCGGCATCGAGAAGAACCTCGAGTACCGGACCTGGACGCAGGGCACCACCTTCGTCACGCGCATGGACTACCTCACCTCGTTCTACAACGAGACGGCGTACTGCCTCGGCGTGGAGAAGCTGCTCGGCATCACCGACGACATCCCGGACCGGGCGAGCATCCTCCGGGTGCTCCTCATGGAGCTCAACCGGCTCTCCTCGCACCTGGTGTGCATCGCCACCGGCGGCATGGAGCTCGGCGCCACCACGATCATGATCTACGGCTTCCGGGACCGCGAACTGATCCTGGACCTGTACGAGCTGATCACCGGCCTGCGCATGAACCACGCGTTCATCCGCCCCGGCGGCCTCGCCCAGGACCTCCCGCCCGGCGCCGTCGACGCCGTGCGCGAGTTCGTGAAGACCATGAGGAAGAACCTGCCGGAGTACGACAAGCTGGCCACCGGCAACCCCATCTTCAAGGCCCGCATGCAGGACGTCGGCTACCTCGACCTCACCGGCTGCATGGCCCTCGGCGCCACCGGACCGATCCTGCGCTCCGCGGGACTCCCGCACGACCTGCGCAAGACCGACCCGTACTGCGGCTACGAGACCTACGACTTCGAGGTCCCCACCGCCGACAGCTGCGACGCCTACGGGCGCTTCCTCGTCCGCCTGGAGGAGATGCGCCAGTCGCTGCGGATCGTCGAGCAGTGCCTGGACCGGCTGGAGCCCGGCCCGGTCATGGTGGGCGACAAGAAGATCGCCTGGCCCGCCCAGCTGGCCCTCGGCCCGGACGGACTCGGCAACTCCCTCGACCACATCAAGAAGATCATGGGCACCTCCATGGAGGCCCTGATCCACCACTTCAAGCTCGTCACCGAGGGCTTCCGGGTCCCCGCCGGACAGGCCTACGCGGCCGTCGAGTCGCCCAAGGGCGAACTCGGCGTGCACGTCGTCTCCGACGGCGGCACCCGCCCCTACCGGGTCCACTTCCGCGACCCGTCCTTCACCAACCTCCAGGCCATGGCCGCGATGTGCGAAGGCGGCCAGGTCGCCGACGTCATCGTCGCCGTCGCGTCCATCGACCCCGTGATGGGAGGCGTCGACCGATGACGGACGGACACACCAGTCTCGGGATGCCCCAGCTGCCCGCGCCCGACTACCCCGCCGAGGTCCGCGCCCGGCTGGAACAGGACGCGAAGGCGATCATCGACCGCTACCCGGGGTCCCGCTCCGCGCTCCTGCCGATGCTGCACCTCGTGCAGTCGGAGGAGGGCCACGTCACCCGGACCGGCATGCGCTTCTGTGCCGAGACGCTCGGCCTGACCACCGCCGAGGTCACCGCGGTCGCCACGTTCTACACGATGTACCGGCGCAAGCCCTCGGGCGACTACCAGGTCGGCGTCTGCACCAACACGCTGTGCGCCGTCATGGGCGGCGACGCCATCTTCGAGGAGCTCAAGGAGCACCTCGGCGTCGGCAACGACGAGACGACCGCCGACGGCAAGGTCACCCTCGAACACATCGAGTGCAACGCGGCCTGCGACTTCGCGCCCGTCGTGATGGTCAACTGGGAGTTCTTCGACAACCAGACGCCCGACTCCGCCAAGCGGCTCGTCGACGACCTGCTGGCCGGGCGTCCCGTCGCCCCCACCCGCGGAGCGCCGCTGTGCACGTTCAAGGAGACCGCGCGGATCCTCGCGGGCTTCCCCGACGAGCGCGAGGGCGCCGTCGAGGCCACCGGGGGCGCCGGCCCCGCCTCGCTCGTCGGTCTGCGCCTGGCCAAGGGGGAGACCCCCCAGCACCGGATCGTCCACCCGCGTGGCGAGGCGGCCAGTGAGGAGGGGGAGTGATGACCTTGGCAGCCGAGATCAACAACAGCAGCCCCGAGAAGCTGCTGTCGCCGGTCCTGTCGGCGTTCTGGGACCAGCCCGAGTCCTGGACCCTGGACACCTACCGGCGGCACGAGGGCTACGAGGGCCTGCGCAAGGCGCTCGCGATGTCGCCCGACGACCTCATCGCGTACGTCAAGGAGTCCGGCCTGCGCGGCCGCGGCGGCGCGGGCTTCCCCACCGGGATGAAGTGGCAGTTCATCCCGCAGGGCGACGGCAAGCCGCACTACCTCGTCGTCAACGCCGACGAGTCCGAGCCGGGCACCTGCAAGGACATCCCGCTGCTCTTCGCCAACCCGCACTCCCTCATCGAGGGAATGATCATCGCCTGCTACGCGATCCGCTCCGAGCACGCGTTCATCTACCTGCGCGGCGAGGTCGTACCCGTCCTGCGCCGCCTGCACGAGGCGGTCCGCGAGGCGTACGAGGCCGGCTACCTCGGCCGGGACATCCTCGGCAGCGGCCTGAACCTCGACATCACCGTGCACGCCGGCGCCGGCGCGTACATCTGCGGCGAGGAGACCGCGCTGCTCGACTCGCTCGAAGGGCGCCGCGGCCAGCCCCGGCTGCGTCCCCCCTTCCCCGCGGTCGCCGGTCTGTACGCCTGCCCCACTGTGGTGAACAACGTCGAATCCATCGCCTCGGTTCCCGCGATCCTGAACAAGGGCAAGGACTGGTTCACCTCCATGGGGACCGAGAAGTCCCCGGGATTCACGCTCTACTCGCTCAGCGGGCACGTCGCCTCGCCCGGCCAGTACGAGGCCCCGCTCGGCATCACCCTGCGTCAGCTCCTCGACATGAGCGGCGGGATGCGGCCCGGCCACCGGCTCAAGTTCTGGACCCCCGGCGGCTCCTCCACCCCGATGTTCACCGAGGAGCACCTCGACGTCCCGCTCGACTACGAGGGCGTCGGCGCCGCCGGATCCATGCTCGGCACCAAGGCGCTCCAGTGCTTCGACGAGACCACCTGCGTGGTGCGGGCCGTCACCCGCTGGACCGAGTTCTACGCCCACGAGTCCTGCGGCAAGTGCACCCCCTGCCGCGAGGGCACCTACTGGCTCGTCCAGCTGCTCCGTGACATCGAGGCCGGCAAGGGCGTGATGAGCGACCTCGACAAGCTGAACGACATCGCCGACAACATCAGCGGCAAGTCGTTCTGCGCCCTCGGCGACGGCGCCGCCTCGCCGATCTTCTCCTCGCTGAAGTACTTCCGCGCCGAGTACGAGCAGCACATCACGGGCAAGGGCTGCCCCTTCGACCCCGCCAAGTCCACCGCCTGGGCGGACAAGCACCGGGAGGTGAACGCATGACAGTCACCACGTCCGCCCCCTCCGGGGGTGGTGCGGCGGTCCCGCCGGAGGACCTCGTCACGCTGACCATCGACGGCATCGAGATCTCCGTCCCCAAGGGGACCCTGGTGATCCGGGCCGCCGAGCAGCTCGGCATCGAGATCCCCCGCTTCTGCGACCACCCGCTCCTCGACCCGGCCGGCGCCTGCCGCCAGTGCATCGTCGAGGTCGAGGGCCAGCGCAAGCCCATGGCGTCCTGCACCATCACCTGCACCGACGGCATGGTGGTCCGGTCGCAGCTGACCTCGCCGGTCGCCGAGAAGGCCCAGCACGGCGTGATGGAGCTGCTGCTCATCAACCACCCGCTGGACTGCCCGGTCTGCGACAAGGGCGGCGAGTGCCCGCTGCAGAACCAGGCCATGTCCCACGGGCAGTCCGAGTCCCGCTTCGAGGGGAAGAAGCGGACCTACGAGAAGCCGGTCGCCATCTCCACCCAGGTGCTGCTCGACCGCGAGCGCTGCGTGCTCTGCGCGCGCTGCACCCGCTTCTCCAACCAGGTCGCCGGCGACCCGATGATCGAGCTGCTGGAGCGTGGCGCGCTCCAGCAGGTCGGCACCGGCGAGGGCGACCCCTTCGAGTCGTACTTCTCCGGCAACACCATCCAGATCTGCCCGGTCGGCGCGCTGACCTCGGCCGCCTACCGCTTCCGCTCGCGCCCCTTCGACCTCGTGTCGACGCCGAGCGTCTGCGAGCACTGCGCCGGCGGCTGCGCGACCCGCACCGACCACCGCCGCGGCAAGGTCATGCGGCGGCTCGCCGCCGAGGACCCCGAGGTCAACGAGGAGTGGGTCTGCGACAAGGGGCGGTTCGGCTTCCGGTACGCGCAGCAGCGCGACCGGCTGACCACCCCGCTGGTCCGCAACCCCGAGACCGGCGTGCTGGAGGCGGCCTCCTGGCCCGAGGCGCTCGAAGCCGCGGCCCGCGGGCTCGTGCGCGGGCGCACCGGCGTCCTGGCCGGCGGCCGGCTGACCGTCGAGGACGCCTACGCCTACGCCAAGTTCGCCCGGGTCGCCCTCGACACCAACGACGTCGACTTCC includes the following:
- a CDS encoding NADH-quinone oxidoreductase subunit D, with amino-acid sequence MNTPSASPRETTEGTVYTVTGGDWDEVVQSAAKADDERIVVNMGPQHPSTHGVLRLILEIDGETVTEARCGIGYLHTGIEKNLEYRTWTQGTTFVTRMDYLTSFYNETAYCLGVEKLLGITDDIPDRASILRVLLMELNRLSSHLVCIATGGMELGATTIMIYGFRDRELILDLYELITGLRMNHAFIRPGGLAQDLPPGAVDAVREFVKTMRKNLPEYDKLATGNPIFKARMQDVGYLDLTGCMALGATGPILRSAGLPHDLRKTDPYCGYETYDFEVPTADSCDAYGRFLVRLEEMRQSLRIVEQCLDRLEPGPVMVGDKKIAWPAQLALGPDGLGNSLDHIKKIMGTSMEALIHHFKLVTEGFRVPAGQAYAAVESPKGELGVHVVSDGGTRPYRVHFRDPSFTNLQAMAAMCEGGQVADVIVAVASIDPVMGGVDR
- a CDS encoding geranylgeranyl reductase family protein, whose amino-acid sequence is MTEQPLSEHSADVIVVGAGPAGSTTAYYLAKAGLDVLLLEKTAFPREKVCGDGLTPRATKQLVAMGIDISEEAGWLRNKGLRIIGGGVRLQLDWPDLASYPDYGLVRKRDDFDEQLARQAQKAGARLYERCNVGAPIVDDRTGRITGVHAKLGEEKREVTFHAPLVVAADGNSTRLSLAMGLHRREDRPMGVAVRTYFTSPRHEDDYLESWLELWDRRGAQDRLLPGYGWIFGMGDGTSNVGLGILDSSSAFKELDWREVLKAWCASMPEDWGFTPDNMTTPIRGAALPMAFNRQPHYTKGLLLVGDAGGLVNPFNGEGIAYAMESGQIAADVIVQAHARATPAQRELALHNYPKILKDTYGGYYTLGRAFVKLIGNPKIMKIATQRGLSHPLLMKFTLKMLANLTDPTGGDAMDRIINGLSKVAPKA
- a CDS encoding NAD(P)-dependent oxidoreductase, yielding MSDTSTTTRDTTATDKQNVTVIGLGRMGAALAAAFLDAGHPTTVFNRTPERADPLVARGARRAGTVAEAVAASELVVVCVLDYPAVRALLDPVAGVLRGRAVVNLTSGSPEQARAEAAWAEGHGIGYLDGGIMTTPPGIGDSANMILYAGRPGLLEQHRTTLELLADPVDLGGDAGLASLYDAGLLGLMWSIFGGWLHSTALTGADGVPAKEFTAVAVRSLRTMAWFMTTYAEQIDAGEYPGDDATLDVHVASVAHLLHAGEERGIDGRLPRLHLEMMKEAVEAGHGGDSYARMIEAFRK
- a CDS encoding peptidase inhibitor family I36 protein, which produces MTLTRTHIRRGSLVTAVLALLSAAFLVLPASAEPAPFDDCPADTLCLYGGTDGTGERRDFTATQSLESYDATWDGRTLSAKNNTKLWSCVYVDAHYGGRLQTIKPGNSDEYTTDPNFNGTISSHKLVPSRAHCFTGYERCPDNRVCTFTEERGRGAMTVHLPATDPATKNYGDSYGPETAPKSVFNRTRKHACFYPEPTYSGTWTDPADQKKYGAYVVLRGDSTTVPAPYTGTFRSHELVNGTSECQ
- a CDS encoding GlxA family transcriptional regulator, with product MSTGVVAVVLVPDEQGRISPYDLYELSTASMVFGMPHTDLADPWYELRVVGPAPYGTHGLDAVAGADTVIVPSVPDAVVEGRQELPPELVDVVRAAADAGARAVSMCSGAFALAAAGLLDGRRATLHRAYAAELAVRHPRVEVDPSVLYTDEGRVLTGAGAAAGLDLCLHLVRKDLGAGVAGALADRLVVAPHRSGDRPQSVAAPLPAAGADTLGPALQWALERLDEPLTVDRLARQARMSPRTFHRRVREVHGTTPLQWLLEQRVARAQTLLEATDLPVERIGEESGLGSAANLRRHFTRTVGVSPTVYRASFTPSGPPSRAR
- the nuoE gene encoding NADH-quinone oxidoreductase subunit NuoE, which codes for MTDGHTSLGMPQLPAPDYPAEVRARLEQDAKAIIDRYPGSRSALLPMLHLVQSEEGHVTRTGMRFCAETLGLTTAEVTAVATFYTMYRRKPSGDYQVGVCTNTLCAVMGGDAIFEELKEHLGVGNDETTADGKVTLEHIECNAACDFAPVVMVNWEFFDNQTPDSAKRLVDDLLAGRPVAPTRGAPLCTFKETARILAGFPDEREGAVEATGGAGPASLVGLRLAKGETPQHRIVHPRGEAASEEGE
- a CDS encoding NuoB/complex I 20 kDa subunit family protein, whose protein sequence is MGLEEKLPSGFLLTTVEQAAGWVRKASVFPATFGLACCAIEMMTTGAGRYDLARFGMEVFRGSPRQADLMIVAGRVSQKMAPVLRQVYDQMPNPKWVISMGVCASSGGMFNNYAIVQGVDHIVPVDIYLPGCPPRPEMLVDAILKLHQKIQNSKLGVNAQEAAREAEEAALKALPTIEMKGLLR
- a CDS encoding NADH-quinone oxidoreductase subunit C, whose amino-acid sequence is MSDETPNPEKELSEQNLPGQRGEHGEEVRVQRGMFGANNGGDTSGYGGLVRSVRLPGPASRPYGGWFDEVADELEGALEEQGLLPENAIERTVVDRGELTFHIEREHLVRVARTLRDDPALRFELCTGVSGVHYPGDKGRELHAVYHLRSLTHGRLLRLEVSASEGDPRIPSLVPVYPTNDWHERETYDFFGIVFDGHPALTRIMMPDDWPGHPQRKDYPLGGIAVEYKGAQIPAPDQRRSYS
- a CDS encoding C40 family peptidase, whose protein sequence is MSHTAHIPSHRKPRRSGSKMAFRAGVAGGVFSTLAVAGAAAPANAEPVTETTLEMPTLGSLDADLASAVSASAEASQQEALDQSLAAQEDAALKKAAAQAKKAKAEADRKAEAEKAEKARAEAEERASRTATRTQLSAKSSSGSSDAVSSRSSSGSTQVATGSAAAIVAFARAQVGDAYVMGGTGPNSWDCSGLVQAAYREAGIDLPRISGDQSSRGTSVSLSNLQPGDILYWGSRSGSYHVAIYVGGGMYVGAQNPSTGVVERSLDWDTPSGAVRIL
- a CDS encoding NADH-quinone oxidoreductase subunit A gives rise to the protein MNAYAPVLVLGALGAGFAIFSVVMATLIGPKRYNRAKLEAYECGIEPTPTPAGGGRFPIKYYLTAMLFIVFDIEIVFLYPWAVTFDALGLFGLVEMLLFVLTVFVAYAYVWRRGGLEWD